GGGGTCGAAGCCGAGGCGGTCGGCCGGCGTCTGCTGGGTGTCGTGGACCGGTACGTCGCGGGTGACGACTTCGTACCCCTCGCTCGCCGCCTCGCGGTCGGTCACGGGGAGATAGAGGGCTCCGTCCTCGACGACGATTTCGTACTCGTCGTCGAGGAGCCCCGCTTCGGCGAGGGCCTGTCGCGTCTCCTCACCCGCCTCGCGGGGCACGCGCACGCAGGGCCGTTCCATACCGGTGACTCGCCGGCCGCGGGAGTAAGGGTGTCGACCTACGGTCGGGGGTCGGTCTCGGCGGTTCGGGAGTCCGGATCGGTGTCGGTCGTCCCCCTTCCGACGACGCGGCGCACCGCCGCGACGACGGCCGCCGGGTCGTCGTCGACGACGCGCCCCCGCGTCCGGAGTCGGGCGTCGAGTCGCCGTCCCGCGGCGCCCGCGAAGTTCCGTTCGTCGATGGGACGGCCGTCGACGACGACGACCGGCGCGTCGGCCCCGCGGACGGCGTCGAGGACGGGTCGGTTCCCCGGCGCTACGGTCACGTCGGCGACGACGACGGCGTCCGCCCGGCGGAGTCGGTCGACGACGCCCCCCCGCGCCTCGTCGTCGACGGGCGCGTACGGCGGGACAGTCACGAGGTCCGCATCTATCGCCCGCGCCGTCTCGGCGTCGGGGTCGTCCGCACTCACGGCGCCGACGGAGCACTCGAACCCGGCGGCGTCGAGGCGGTGAAGCAGCGGCGTCGCGGCCCCGCCGCCGCCCACGACGTGGACGCGCCCGTCCGCGGCATCGGGGTCGTCCACGAACGCCGTCACCGATACCGATCCGGTCACCGGGTGGTCGGTGACCGTCGCCCGCGCGCCGAACGCTGCCTCGACGGTCGCGCCGGTGAGCACCGACGCCGGCGGTCCGGCCGCCTGCACCCGCCCGTCGTAGAGGAGGCGGAGTTCGTCGCAGTACCGCGCCGCGAGGTCGAGGTCGTGGATGGCCGCGACGACGGTTCGGCCCTCAGCGACGAGTTCGGACACGATGTCGAGCGTCCGGACCTGATGGTTCACGTCGAGGTCGGAGGTGGGTTCGTCGAGCAGGAGGACGGGCGTGTCCTGTGCGAGCGCCCGCGCGAGGAAGACCCGCTGTCGTTCGCCGCCGCTCACCTCCGTCACGGGGCGGTCCGCGAGGTTCGCGATGGCCGCGCGCTCCATCGCCGCGTCGACGGCCTCCCGGTCCGCCGTCGTCCGGGTGCCGAACCGGCCGATGTGGGGCGTTCGCCCCATCGCGACGACGTGGCGAACGGGGAACTCGAAGGCGATTGCGGTCGACTGCGGGACGGTCGCGACGAGCTGGCTCGTCGCCCGCGAGCCGAGGGCCGCCACGTCCTCGCCCGCGACGTGGACCGCCCCCCGATCCGGGGCGAGCGCGCCGTTGATCGTCCGAAGCAGCGTCGTCTTGCCGGTGCCGTTCGGACCGACGAGGCCGACGAACTGCCCCTCGTCGACGCTCGTCGACACCGCATCGAGGACGGTCACGCCGCCGAGGGAGACGGAGACGCCGTCGACGTCGATGGCGGGCGTCACGGCGTCCGCACCTCCCGCTTGCGGAGCAGGTAGAGGAAGAAGGGAGCCCCGACCGCGGCGGTGACGATGCCCACCGGGAGTTCGGCGGGGCCGGCGCGCGCGACGGTGTCGGTCGCCACGAGGAACGCGGCGCCGGCGAGCGCGCTCGTCGGGAGGAGAATCCGGTGGTCCGGGCCGACGAGCAGGCGCATGATGTGGGGCACGACGAGGCCGACGAAGCCGATGACGCCCGCGACGGCCACCGCCGCAGCGGTGAGGAGGCTCGACACCGCGAGCAGAAGGCGTTTACTCCGCTCTACCTCGATGCCGAGCGACCCCGCGTCCTCCTCGCCGAGGAGGAGGACGTTCAGGTCGCGCGCGTACACGAGGAGGCCGAAAAAGCAGGGGACGACGACGGCGGCGGCGACGCCGGCCTCGGTCCACGTGCTGTGCTGGAGGTGGCCCATCAGCCAGTAGATTGCCTCGCGCAGGTCTCGCCCAGCGCTGACGAGCATGAAGGAGACGACGGCGCCGAGGAAGGTCTGGACGGCCACGCCGGCGAGCAGGAGCGTCCCCACGGGCGTCCGCCCGCCCTCCGACGCGAGGCCGTAGACGCCGAAGGCGGCGAGCAGGGCGCCGACGAACGCGGCGACGGGAAGCGCGACGGGGACGGCGACCGGCGCGACGATGGCCGCCACTGCCCCCGTCGCCGCGCCCGCGGAGACGCCGACGATGGAGGGGTCGGCCATCGGGTTCCGGAAGAAGCCCTGCATCACCGTCCCCGCCGCCGCGAGGGCGAAGCCGACGATGGCGCCGAGGACGATGCGAGGGAGCCGGATCGACATGACGATGGTCCGGTGGCTCTCCGGCGCCGCGGCCGTGCCGCCGAGCAGTGCCGCGAGCGCAATGTCGGCGACGCTCCGGACCCCGATTGCGACCGGGCCAATCGTCGCGCTGACGAGCGTCACGGCGACGAGCGCTCCGAGTAGCCCGACGACCCACGCGCCCGTCCGGACGCTCGTGTACATCACTTTACAGCCGCGCTTGCAGTAGGTAAGTATTTGTTGCATGCGTGGTCCGCGCCGCCGGCGCGTCGCCATCCAAAACCGTATTACGCCCGGCCCGCCGCGTAACCGTATGGTGGAGAACGTCATCTGGCCCGCCTATCTCGACGCGTCGAAGACGCGCGCCGAGGGGCGGCGCGTCCCCCGCGATCAGGCGGTCGACGACCCGACGGTCGACGAGATCGCCGAGGCCGTTCAGCAGGTCGGCTACGACGCGGTCATCGAACGCGACAAGACCTACTCCCGGGAGTTCGACCCTCGCGGGCGCGTCCTGGTGCAGGGGGCCGACGACGCGACGAAAAACGACCTCGTGCAGGCCATCGCGGCCTACGTGGGTATCCTCCGCGAGTGATAATGGGCGTCGTCAGTCAGTACCGGCGGGTCGCCGAATCGAGCTGGCGACCCGCCGATGCCCAGTTACGAGGGCCAGTATAATGCGCCGCCTCGGCACCGTCACCCGAACCGCGGGGGGGTTGGCCATCGTCCGCTGTGACGATGGCGACGGCGTTCCCGACATCGGCACGGGCGCCCTCGACGAATCGCTCTCCGACGTGGGCCGCGTCGTCGACGTGTTCGGCCCCGTCTCCCGCCCGTATCTCGCCGTCTCGCCCGCGGCCCGCGTCCGCCTGCCGGACCTCCTCGGGACGACGCTGTACGCCCGCTGATGGAGCGGAAGTCACAACCTCCAAACCGACCCCCACCTAACCGAGGGACATGAACGCGCGCGAGGTTCGCGGCGCCGCCGTCGCCGCGGTGCTCTTCTTGCTCGTCCAGGTCGGTGCGCTCGCGATGGTCGGTCCCTTCGAGACGGCGGGCTATCAGGCCGTCGAGGACCCCTCCGACCCGACCAACAGCCTCGTCTACATCGCCGCCATCCTCGTCGCCACGGCGCTGATGCTCGCGGCCTTCAAGTACGCCTTCGAGCGGGCGGTCAAGGCCGTCGTCCTGCTCTCCAGCGCCCTCGTCTCGTGGTACGTCTTCGCCGTCGTCACGCCGCCACTCGTCACCGTCGGCCCGGTCAACGTCGTCGCCGTCGCGCTCTCTATCGGCGTCGCGCTCGCCCTCCTGATCTACCCCGAGTGGTACGTCGTCGACGCCGCGGGGGTGGTGATGGGCATCGGCGCCGGCGCCCTCTTCGGCATCAGTTTCGGTCTCCTCCCCGCCATCCTCCTCCTCTCGGTGCTCGCCGTCTACGACGCCATCAGCGTCTACGGCACCCGTCACATGCTCAGCCTCGCGGAGGGCGTGATGGAACTGCGCATCCCCGTCATCCTCGTCGTTCCGCTCTCCCTTTCGTACTCCCTCCTCGCCGACGACTTCTCGGGCGCGAACGAGGTCCACGAGGACGAGGAGTCGGCGGCGGTGGCCGACGGGGACGGAGCGCCGGTGGATGACGACGAGGAATCGGCGACAGACGACGAAGCGCCCGGCGACGCGGACGAACCCACCCGCGACGCCTTCTTCATCGGCCTCGGCGACGCCGTCATGCCGACGGTCATGGTCGCCAGTGGCGCCTTCTTCTCGCCGGCGGCGTCGCTCGGCGTCGCGGGCCTGCCCGCGCTCAACCTCCCCGCGCTCCTGTCGATGGTCGGCACCTTCCTCGGCCTCGGCATCCTGCTCTGGGCAGTGCTGAAGGGGCGCGCTCACGCCGGGCTTCCGCTGCTCAACGGCGGGGCCATCGGCGGCTACCTCCTCGGCTCCGTCCTCGCGGGTGTCCCGCTGGTTCGGGCACTCGGGCTGGCCGCGTACCTCTAGCTACTCGGCGCCGGCGCCCGCCCGCACCTTCACCGCCATCCCCGTCTCGAAGTCGCGCATCGCGTCGGCGGCGAGTTCCGCCCGCCCGACCGCCAACACGTCGCCGTCCCCGTCGACGACGGCCACCTCGTCGCTCGGCCGGACGTCGTCGTCGACGCCCCGGACGAACTTCGCGAAGGCGTTCTTGCCGTCGCGGACGAAGGGTTCGCTCTCCGATCCGACGACGACGCGGGCCGCGGGTGCCGGGAGCGCCGCGACGAGTCGGCGACCACCCTCGATACCGAGGGTGAAGCGTCCGTCGACCCCGTAGGAGACGATCCGGTCCCCTTCGGCGCGGACCTGTCGTGGCCGCCCGCCGGTCGAGTGGGTCACGTCGAGGGTCTCGTCGGGAGGAAAGAGCGCCGCGCCCGCGCCGGCGCCGAACTGGTAGTCGGCGACCGTCCGCAGTCGGGCGAGTTCGGTGTCGGACTGACTCATTGGCCCTCCTCGCGGGGCCACGGGCAAAAGCCTTCTCGGCTGCCGCGGCTCTCCGCCCGCCGCGTGTCCCGACCACCCGTGACTTTACAAATGAGCTTGCAGAATACGGCGTACCGAACGGATTCGGTGTTCTCCCCCCGGACCGGTCCATCGGACCCGACATCAATGGCGCTACAGTGGACCCCGTACACGCTCGTCCTGTTGCTCGTTGGCGGCCTCCTGACGGCCTTCGCCGTATCCCTCCGGTATCTCGGTCGCGAGGACGGGATGCCGGGGGCGAAACTGGGTGGCTCCCTGATGCTCGCCGGCGGCGCGTGGGTGTTCTGTTTCGTCGCGCAGCTGTCGAGCACGACGCTCGCGGCGAAGCTACTCTGGCGCGTCCTCACGACCGCCGCCATCCTGTCGCTGGTGCTCGTCTGGCTGGCGTACGTCTGCTGGTACACCGCTCGGTCGGAGTGGCTCTCTCGGCGAGCGTTCGGACTCTGCTCGCTCGTCCCCGCGAGCCTGCTGGCCGTCGCGGCGGTCCCCGCTGCGCGACGCTCCCTGTTCGCCGACGCCGAGTTACTCCGGGTCGGTTCGTTCGTGGTCCTCGACGCCGCGTACGCCCCGCTCTTTTTCGGCTACGTCGTCGTCGGCTACGCGCTGTTCGCCGCGTCGCTCCTGTTGCTCGTGGCCGCGGCCATCGGATCGCGTGGCATCCTCCGCTGGCAGCTCGCCGTCCTGCTGTCGTTCGCGATGCTCCCCGGGAGCGCCGTCGTCCTCGACCTGCTCGGCTACGCCCCGACGCCGGGGCTCGACTTCGGGCCGCTGTCCGTCGCGGTGACCGCCGTCGCTGGCGCGTTCAGCGTCACCCGGTTCGGGTGGCTGGACCTGACCCCCATCGCCAGGGATCAGGTGTTTCGCGCCATCGTCGACGCCGTCGTCGTCGTCGACGCGGACGGACGGGTCGTCGACCTCAACCGACAGGCCGAACGGATCGCCGGCACCTCGGCGGCGGCGGCGGTCGGTCGGCGACTCCCCGATCTGATCCCCGAACTCGCGTCGCCGCTCGACGCCCGCGACGCGACCGACGAGCCGGCGCGCTCGGAGGTGTCGATAGCGACGCCGGACGGCCGGCGGGTGTTCGACCTGCAGCTCTCGTCGGTCGGAGACGCCGTCGACGACCGGGACGGCTACGCGTTGATCCTCCACGACATCACGACCCGAAAGGCGGCCGAGGAGCGCGTGGAGCGACGGAACCGGACGGTCGAACGGATGCTGCGGGTCGTCAACGACCTCACTGCGGCCCACACGGTCGAGGCGGTGTTCCAGCGGGCCGTCGAGGGCGGTCACGAGATGTTCGGTCCCGACGCCTGTCGGATCGCCGTCGTCGAGGGCGACCGGTTCGTGCCCGTGGCGAGCGCCGGCGACGATCACGACGATCCGTCGCCACAGCGGATCGGGTCGGGGTTCGCGGGCACGACGTACCGTTCCGGTGACCCCGTCGTGGTCGACGATCTGACCGACGTGCGCGGCGCCTCCGCCCTCGATACGGGATCGTCGCGACCCTACCGGTCGCTGTTGAGCGCCCCCATCGGGGACCACGGCGTCGTACAACTGCTGTCGACCGACTCCGGGGCGTTCGACGAGGACGACCGCGAGATGATCGCCCTCTTCACGTCACACGTCGAGACGGCCGTCGACCGCGCCGAGACGGAGGCGGAGCTTCGAGACGAGCGTGACCGACTCGAGGAGTTCGCGAGCGTCGTCGCCCACGATCTGCGAAATCCACTGACCATCGCCAGCGGACGGCTCGAACTCCTCGCGGACGCCGAGGACGCGCCGAGCGAACACGTCGAGCCCCTCCGGACGGCGCTCGACCGCATGGAGTCGATCATCACCGACATCCTCAGGCTCGCTCGGCAGGGCGACGCCATCGGGGAGGTGGAGACGGTCGACCTGTCGGCCTGCGTCGACGACGCGTGGCGGAGCGTGGACACCGACGCGGCCCGCCTGCGACGCGCCGACGACCTCGGCACCGTTCGGGCGGATCGCGGCCGACTCCAGCAACTGTTCGAGAATCTGTTTCGGAATTGCGTGGAACATGGTTCCACGAACAACCGGCGCGAAAGCGCCGGTGATACTGTGGAGCACGGCTCCACTGAAAGCCGGCCGAAGTCCGGCGATAGCGTCGACCACGGCTCGACCGCGTCCCACTCGGACGACGCCGCCCCCTCGGTCACCGTTCGGGTCGGCCCCCTCGACCGGGCGACGGGGTTCTACGTCGCCGACGACGGCCCCGGGATCCCGCCCGACCGACGCGACCACGTCTTCGAGTACGGACACTCCTCGACCGCCGACGGCACCGGCATCGGATTGGCCGTCGTCGAACGGATCGTACGCGCCCACGGCTGGGAGATCACGGTCGGGGAGTCCGCCGACGGCGGCGCGCGCTTCGACGTGGTCGTCGAGTGAGCGCCCGGGAGCGCAACCCTTAGCACCCGACCGACCGGACGGGAGGGCATGGCACACGAACTCGGCGAGAGCGACTGGGGGGACTGGCTCCCGACGGCCGTCGCCGACGCCGACCCCGACGGCGTCGCGATCTGGTATCTGGGGTGTAACGGCTTCGTGTTGAAAGGCAGCGACGGCACGACGCTCTTTATCGACCCCTACTGCGGGCTCGGTGACCCGCCGCGGACGGTGCGGATGATCCCCGTCCCGTTCGACCCCACGGACGTGCGCGAGGCGGACGCGATCCTCGCGACGCACGAACACTCCGATCACGTCCACGGGCCGACGCAGGCGCCGATCCTCGCGTCGACCGGCGCCGACTACTACGCCCCCGACGCCAGCATGGCGACCGTCGAGGGAGGGGGCTGGATCGACGACTGGAGCGTCGTCGCCGAACAGTTCGTCACCGTCACCGAGGACGAGACGTTCGAGGTGGGCGAGTTCACGATCACCGTCGTCGCCGTGAACGACCCCGACGCCGACCATCCGGTCGGCTACGTGATCGAACACGACGCCGGCACCGTCTTCCACGGCGGCGACACCCGTCCCGCGGACTCCTTCCGCTCCCTCGCCAACCGCTTCGACATCGACCTCGGCGTCCTCGCGTTCGGATCGGCCGGCCGCATCCCGGACAAGGAGACTCGGGAACCCAAACGGACGCAGTGGTACGCCGACGAGAACGGGGTGGTCCGCGCGGCCAACGCGCTCGAACTGGATCGCCTCGTGCCGAGTCACTGGGACATGTGGAAGGGCTTGACCGCCGATCCGACCGTCCTCCATCACCACGCGCGGAGCTTCGACTACCCGGAGCGACTGGAGGTCGTCGAGATCGGGGATCGGATCGACCTGTAGGCCATCAGCGATCGGTGACTGTCGGTTCGTCTCGGTCGTTGGCCGTGGACGGAGCGACGTCCGAAACCGCATCGTGTCTCGACTCGTCGTGTAGCCGATCCGTGGCGCTCGCCGTCGTTGACGGCAGGTGGACTTCGACGACGCTTCCCCGGGGGCTGTTCTGATCGAACGTGAGACGGCCGTTCGAGGCGTCGACAGTCCAGTGAACGAACCAGAGACCGAGGCCGCTCGAGTGCCGAAGCTCCGTCTCGTGGCCGCGTTCGAGCACGTCCAGTTCGTGTTCGGGGATTCCCGGACCGTTGTCACGAACTTCGATCGTCACGGCGTCGCGCTCTCCGCCGTCACACTCCGGCGATCGGACGGTGATGGCGAGATGAGGCCTCGGCGCGTCGTTGTGTTCGACGGCGTTGGTCAGAAGTTCGTCGATCGCTTCCTCGATCAGCGGGGTGCTGCGAACTTCGACCGACTCGGGAATCGTCGTCTCGACGGTGACGCCCTCGCCGGCGAGTGTCGACGCCTTCGTCCGGAGCGGCGGACCGATATCGATCGGTCTCGTGGTGGCCGCCTCTTCGTCCAGTAACCACTCGAATCGACGGGCACAGTCGCTCATCTCCTGTAGCTCACGTGCCTTCTCGTCGATCCGCGCCATCGCCTGCCTGCGGTCGATTCGCCCCCCCTTGATGTGGCTCGCGTATCCGAGGATCACGTTGACGGCGTTGCGAATGTCGTGGCGGAAGACGCGATTGAGGATCGTAAGCCGGCTGCTCAACTGCCGAGTTCGTTCGTGCTCCGCGTGCAGGTCACGCTCCCTTCGGCGTCGTTCTCCGTCGTACGACCCGATGAGCGCGCCCAAAAGGGCGCCGACCGTCGCGTGGCTGGTCAGAACGAAGGGAACGTCCGTCATCACGACGCCGTTGACCCGCTGATAGGTGATCGAGACGACGCCCACCGCGACGATGACGACGGCGCCGATGACACACCAGATTCCGATGCGAGCGGCGATGTCCGCTTCCTTGCGCCGGTGGATTCTGACCATCGTCATCAACAGCATCATCGAGAGGCCCATCGGAATGAGGGTTCCGAGTAGCCGCGTGTAGAGCCCTTCCGACTGCATCAACAGATGCAGGGTATGGAGGCCGAGCGAGGTAGCGCCGATCCCACCGACGACACCGAGTGACGCAACGTAGCTGCACGAGGGCAGATCGACTTCCTGCAGGGTATCGAACCACTCCACGAACGTCCGGCTCTCGATCATCGCCACTCCTTGTCGACCGCGTGTTCGTGGTACGTCGTCGTGATTTCGAACCGTCCCCCGCCGGTGTTGTCCTCGGCGTCCGTGACGTCTATCGACCAGCCGTGGGCATCGACGATCTGCTTGGCGATTGCCAGCCCGAAGCCAGTGCCGTCGGCGGCGGACGTGAACCCGCTCTCGAAGATTCGGTTGCGCGCGCTCGGCTCGATGCCCGGACCGTCGTCTTCGATGAAAAATCCCTCTCGCCCCGACAGGCGGCCAAGTCGGATCGTCACGCCCGGCCCGGCGTGTTTCACCGCGTTCCCGAGGAGGTTCTCCAGCAACTGCCTGAGCCGTGATTCGTCGGCCGGCAGCGTCCAGCCGTGGAGGTCATCGGCTATCCGTCTGGTGGCCGTGTCCGTGTCGACGTGCTCCCACGCCAGGTCGACGATACGCTCGAAGGAAACCGGGTCGGTTTCGTGGACGATTTCCCCCTGTTTCGAGAGTTCGAGTACCTCCTCGATCATGGCTTCCATCCGCTCGAGTGCTGACAGCGCCCGATCGAGGCTGGCGTCGACGGACTCGTCGCCCTGCCGAGCCATGTCGACGTGGCCGAGCGCGATAGACAGCGGGTTCCGCAGGTCGTGGGCGACCGTTCGGGCGAACTCCTCGAGCCGATCCCGTTCGCGCTCGAGCTGGTACTCGTACTGTTTGCGTTCGGTGATGTCGGTGTTGATGGCGACGAACCGCTCGATATCCCCTGTCTCGTCGGTGATCGGCGCAATCGTCTGCTCGACGTGGTAGCGTTCGCCCTCCTTGCGCTGGTTGACCAGTTCTCCCTCCCAGATCTCGCCGCCGAGGATCGTCTCCCAGAGATCTTGGTAATACCTCTCGTCGTGTTCGCCGGAGTTGAGGATCGCCGGCGTCTCGCCGGTCACCTCGGCCTTCGTGTAGCCGGTCACGCTCTCGAATTCGGGATTGACGTATTCGATCGACCCGTCCGTGTCCGTGATCATGATGGCGTGTCCAGCCTGTTCGACGGCCTGTCTGAAGCTCCGGAGATCCTGCTCGCGTCGTTTGCGTGCCGTGATGTCCCGCGCGAGGCACAACACGCGCTCGGACTCGGATCCCTCGGTTCGGAGGGGGGAGATCCGCGCCGAGAAGTGGTGCGTGTCGCCGTCGAGCGGCAGCCGGTATTCGAGGTTCTGGGTCTCGCCCGCCTCGATCGTCTCCCGGATCGCCTCACAGATCTGGTTGGCCGGCTCCGGAGGCAACACGTCGTGGACGGCCAACCCTTCGAGTGCGTCCGGCGAGTCGACGAGCAGATCCTCGGCGCCCGACAACACGTCCTCGTACGTCCCGGATTCGTCGTACACGATCGCGACATCCGGAACGGCGTCGAGGATCGTCCGGAGTTTGCGCTCGCGGTCGCGATGCTCCGAGATGTCCCTGAAGTGCCCTTGGAGGAAGGTCTGTCCGTCCAGTTCGACCACCCTGGCGTTGATCTCGACCGGGATGCGGTCGCCGCCGGCCGTCTCGACGTGGATCGGATCGTCGTCGAAGCGGCGTCGTACCGATTCGTCGTGGCGCTGGTGGCGGTCGAAGAGATGCCGGTAGCGTTCCCGGTCGCCGTCGGGATGGAGTGCCGACTGGTGCATTCCGATGATCTCTCCCCGCGGCCGGCCGATCAACGAGGTGGCGGCTTCGTTCGCCTCGACGATAATCCCGGTGTCCGTGTCGGCGACGATGATCGCGTCCGGTGCCGCGTCGATCAGCTCCCGGTACTTTCGTCGCCTTCCGTCGCACTTCCGGTCCTCGGCGCCGGGTGCCGACCGCTCGGTTCCCGTGGCGACGATCCGTTCGGTCCGTCCGTCGTCGTCACGGACCGATCGCACCCGCAGATCGATCCGTCGCGTCTCGCCGGCGCCGTCGACGACGAGTTCACCCTCCCACGGGTCGCCGTCGGTGATCGACCCCCAGTCGTCATCGATCGCGGTGCCGAGGGCGGAGACCGGTCGTCCGACGAGAGCGCGCCGATCCTCGCCGAGGATCGTCTCGAACGCCCGATTCACGTGTTCGATCCGGCCGTTGGGGTCGGCGATAAGGAACGGGAGTCCCATTCCGTCGACCGCCGTTCGGAACCGGCGGCAGTCCGTCCGTATTCGCCGAGACGCCACGCACCGTTCGATGCGACGCGCGAGGAGCGTCCGGCGCTCGGTGTCGGTGCGTCCGGAGAGGTAGTCGTCGGCGCCCGCTCGGAACCAGCGTCGCGGATCGCCGTCGGACTGATCGTACGCGAGGACTGGGGGGGTGGATCGCCGCTCATCGAGCGCCGCTAGTAGGCCGTCCGCGTCCTCCGGACACGTTCCCTCGACGATGACGCAGTCGATCGACTGCTCGTCCAGCGTGGCCGTCACGGCGGCTCGCTCCGAGACGGCGTGTACCTCCATCCCGTGTTCTGCGTCGAGCATCGGCGGCACGTCCGACGACGCTCGGCACAGGTAGAGGACGGTCGGCGGCGACTGGAGCGGCGCCCCAGATCGACGGTCCCGACGGTTCGAGGAGAGGTTATCCATCGTGTCCGCCCTCCGCATCGGCGGTCCGTTCGATCGGTTCGGATGCGCCCGCGCCCACGACCGATTGGGACTCGATGATCTTCTGCAGGACGTCCCGGAACACGAGCCGCGATTCGTCACGGTCGATTAGCTCCGCGATCCGCTCGCGGTTCTTGGCTTCGAGGCGTTCCCGTCGCTCGCGGAGTCGTCGGTACTCCTCGTTGTCGTCGAGGCTGTCCTCGTCGAACCGTGACTCCAGCGCGACGATCTTCGACGTGACCGACAGCAGTTCCCGGGTATCGCGGCCACACCGGGCCCGAAGGAGCAGGCTCTCGACGAACTCCCGGAGGTCCTGTCGGCGGACGGGTTTGACGACGTACGCGTCGAACTCCATCTCGACGATGTCCGTGTCGGGATCGACCGACGTGATCATCGCGACGCGGCAATCGTACCCCTCCTCCCGGACGGTTTCGAGCACCTCGTCGCCCGACAGCCCCGGCATCCGTCGGTCGAGCAGGAGCACGTCAACCTCGTTGGAGAGGCGGACGAGCGCTTCCTCCCCGCTGGTCGCCGTCAGGACGGTGTGGGTATCTTCGAGCATCGCCGCGTACATTCCGACCAGATGCGGGTCGTCGTCGACGACGAGCACCGTTCCCTGTTCGGACACTACGTCGGATTCGGACCGACGCTCATCGAGCGACATGGTTCGAAGGCGGCTGTCGACTCGTGTCGCGGTGCCGTCGGGGGACGGGAGCCGGCATCGCGCCGGAACGACGGGGAGCGGCACGCTCGGAACGGGGGCCGATGCGAGCCACGACGGACGCCGGCGTGTCGAGACGCATGGCTACTGGCCTCCGGTGGCGTCGGTGAGCCGCTGCACCGACCGACTGATCTCGTCGACTTTCTCGGTCTGGGCCTCGTTGATCGCGGCGACGTCCTCGACTTCCTCGCGAGCGCGCTGGGCCTGCTCGACGGCCTGCTCGATCATGCTCCCGACTTCCTCGGTGCTCGCGGCCTGATCGTCGGTCGCGTCGGCGACTTCTTCGATCCCGTGCGACGCCTGCTTCACCGCCTCGACGATCTCGGTGAGGTTGTCCATCGCTCGCTCGACCTGCTCGATTCCGTCCTCGATCGCCGTGTTCGTCCGCTGCAGGCTGTCGACCGTCTCCTCGGTGTCGTCCTGAATGCGGTGGACCATCTCCTCGATGTTGGTGGCCCGCCGCTGGGACTCCTCGGCGAGATCCTTGACCTCCGTGGCGACGACGGCGAACCCCTCGCCCGCTTCGCCGGCCCGTGCCGCCTCGATCGAGGCGTTGAGAGCCAGCAGGTTCGTCCGTTCGGCGATGTCGTTTATCACCTCGACGATCTCGTTTATCTCGTCGACGCGGTCTTGGAGCTGATCGACATCGGCGACCACCTCGGCAGCCGCCTCGTCGACGGTCTCCATCGCGTCGATCGCCTCGGTCGCCGACTCGCGGCCGTCCTCGGCGAGACGTTCGGCGGTCGAACTCGTGGATTCGACCTGATCGGCGGTCGAGGCAATCTCCTCGACCGTCGCACTCAGGTCGGACACCTCGTCTGAGACCTCGAGCATCCCCTCCGCCTGTTTTTCGACGAGGTCGCTGATCGCCCGCGAACTCCTCGCGGCATCTTCGGACGTGCGGCGCAGGTCGTCGACCGCCGTCTCGACCTCCTCGGCGACCCGCTCTCGTCGATCGAGCTCCGTCTCGATCCGCTGGTTGTACGAGTGGATGTACGTGTCCACCGCGACCTGCTGGTCGAGGTTCAGGAGTTTGAGCGCCGACAGCGACCGTGCTATCACCGTATCGACTGCCTCCTCGACCG
This window of the Haloplanus rubicundus genome carries:
- a CDS encoding sensor histidine kinase, which produces MIESRTFVEWFDTLQEVDLPSCSYVASLGVVGGIGATSLGLHTLHLLMQSEGLYTRLLGTLIPMGLSMMLLMTMVRIHRRKEADIAARIGIWCVIGAVVIVAVGVVSITYQRVNGVVMTDVPFVLTSHATVGALLGALIGSYDGERRRRERDLHAEHERTRQLSSRLTILNRVFRHDIRNAVNVILGYASHIKGGRIDRRQAMARIDEKARELQEMSDCARRFEWLLDEEAATTRPIDIGPPLRTKASTLAGEGVTVETTIPESVEVRSTPLIEEAIDELLTNAVEHNDAPRPHLAITVRSPECDGGERDAVTIEVRDNGPGIPEHELDVLERGHETELRHSSGLGLWFVHWTVDASNGRLTFDQNSPRGSVVEVHLPSTTASATDRLHDESRHDAVSDVAPSTANDRDEPTVTDR
- a CDS encoding MBL fold metallo-hydrolase, translating into MAHELGESDWGDWLPTAVADADPDGVAIWYLGCNGFVLKGSDGTTLFIDPYCGLGDPPRTVRMIPVPFDPTDVREADAILATHEHSDHVHGPTQAPILASTGADYYAPDASMATVEGGGWIDDWSVVAEQFVTVTEDETFEVGEFTITVVAVNDPDADHPVGYVIEHDAGTVFHGGDTRPADSFRSLANRFDIDLGVLAFGSAGRIPDKETREPKRTQWYADENGVVRAANALELDRLVPSHWDMWKGLTADPTVLHHHARSFDYPERLEVVEIGDRIDL
- a CDS encoding sensor histidine kinase, whose amino-acid sequence is MALQWTPYTLVLLLVGGLLTAFAVSLRYLGREDGMPGAKLGGSLMLAGGAWVFCFVAQLSSTTLAAKLLWRVLTTAAILSLVLVWLAYVCWYTARSEWLSRRAFGLCSLVPASLLAVAAVPAARRSLFADAELLRVGSFVVLDAAYAPLFFGYVVVGYALFAASLLLLVAAAIGSRGILRWQLAVLLSFAMLPGSAVVLDLLGYAPTPGLDFGPLSVAVTAVAGAFSVTRFGWLDLTPIARDQVFRAIVDAVVVVDADGRVVDLNRQAERIAGTSAAAAVGRRLPDLIPELASPLDARDATDEPARSEVSIATPDGRRVFDLQLSSVGDAVDDRDGYALILHDITTRKAAEERVERRNRTVERMLRVVNDLTAAHTVEAVFQRAVEGGHEMFGPDACRIAVVEGDRFVPVASAGDDHDDPSPQRIGSGFAGTTYRSGDPVVVDDLTDVRGASALDTGSSRPYRSLLSAPIGDHGVVQLLSTDSGAFDEDDREMIALFTSHVETAVDRAETEAELRDERDRLEEFASVVAHDLRNPLTIASGRLELLADAEDAPSEHVEPLRTALDRMESIITDILRLARQGDAIGEVETVDLSACVDDAWRSVDTDAARLRRADDLGTVRADRGRLQQLFENLFRNCVEHGSTNNRRESAGDTVEHGSTESRPKSGDSVDHGSTASHSDDAAPSVTVRVGPLDRATGFYVADDGPGIPPDRRDHVFEYGHSSTADGTGIGLAVVERIVRAHGWEITVGESADGGARFDVVVE